Proteins from a single region of Acidianus ambivalens:
- a CDS encoding RNA-guided endonuclease TnpB family protein: protein MARRVKAIRASVSMKIALSDSLLALVNNYVRALRFTLFWLKENVKNPEEKGVLSKVHEELYEKLREEYNLPSKVAEDCYRDALSIYKGWYNNPKKGRFPRVYKPAVWLTPKASYSMNFERMIVRIASVGELSILGYPRNLKEYLSWKMREARLVVKDGNAFLKVVFEKKGEKVKPKESVAVDINMAEVVVGKDDKHYVRIPTRLEEVHHWKSLAENLQRKYPRRWKENKRILHRIHSFHQKAKRIMEDFARKVGKWVVEIAKGFGSNIINLENLRNLLKNVNNLPKEFRDKLYLMQYRRIQYWIVWQAKKHGILVEFVNPSYSSVLCPRCGRRMEERGYRWFKCSCGYENDRDVIAVVNLNGRGSLSLSTAPQMRDVRANR, encoded by the coding sequence ATGGCTAGGAGGGTTAAAGCGATCAGAGCTAGTGTTTCGATGAAGATCGCTCTATCTGATTCCCTCCTAGCCCTTGTTAATAACTACGTTAGAGCACTCCGTTTCACCCTATTCTGGCTGAAGGAAAATGTGAAAAACCCGGAAGAGAAGGGAGTGCTTTCGAAAGTCCACGAGGAGTTGTATGAGAAGTTAAGGGAGGAGTATAATCTACCGTCAAAGGTTGCTGAGGATTGTTATAGGGATGCCCTTTCAATATACAAGGGGTGGTATAATAATCCTAAAAAGGGGCGTTTCCCAAGAGTGTATAAACCTGCGGTATGGTTAACGCCTAAAGCGAGTTATAGCATGAACTTCGAGAGAATGATTGTTAGGATAGCAAGTGTCGGCGAGCTATCAATTCTGGGTTATCCTAGAAACCTCAAGGAGTACTTAAGCTGGAAAATGAGGGAGGCTAGGTTAGTGGTTAAGGATGGGAATGCTTTCCTCAAGGTCGTTTTTGAGAAAAAAGGAGAGAAGGTTAAGCCAAAGGAAAGTGTTGCAGTTGATATTAATATGGCTGAAGTAGTCGTAGGGAAGGACGACAAACACTACGTTAGGATTCCCACTCGTCTCGAAGAGGTTCACCACTGGAAGTCTTTAGCTGAGAATTTGCAGAGAAAATACCCAAGGAGATGGAAAGAGAATAAGAGGATCCTTCACAGGATTCATTCCTTCCATCAAAAGGCTAAGCGTATTATGGAGGATTTTGCTAGAAAAGTGGGGAAATGGGTTGTTGAAATTGCTAAGGGTTTTGGTTCTAACATCATTAATTTGGAGAACCTCAGGAACCTCCTCAAGAATGTTAACAATCTACCTAAGGAGTTTCGTGATAAACTGTATCTTATGCAGTATCGTCGTATTCAGTATTGGATTGTTTGGCAAGCTAAGAAACACGGTATTCTAGTTGAGTTTGTTAATCCTAGTTATTCTTCTGTTTTGTGTCCTAGGTGTGGTAGAAGGATGGAAGAAAGGGGATATCGTTGGTTTAAGTGTTCTTGCGGTTATGAGAATGATCGTGATGTAATTGCTGTAGTTAATCTAAATGGGAGGGGGTCTCTGAGCCTCTCGACTGCCCCTCAAATGAGAGATGTAAGAGCGAATCGATGA